One genomic segment of Trichococcus shcherbakoviae includes these proteins:
- a CDS encoding FAD-binding oxidoreductase, which translates to MKQEENGNRIPKFAHSYWREFEAIPSFPALQENITMDVAIVGGGIAGIVSAYLLAKAGKKIVLLDAGKLIDGATGYTTAKITAQHGLLYSEFIETIGAEQAKLYYEANSTGLKFIQQTATELGIACDLTVQNAFVYSETEPGKQQIEKEADAYKMLGINGGLAANEVDLPFDVTAAIVMRNQAQFHPVKFLAGLLREIERLGGSIYEQTRAMKIEKEDRPLIQTENGMHISCDKAIIASHYPINSSDGLYFSKLSVNRSYVIAVRTEAKIPTGVYLSAEAPKRSIRAIPTDQGETLLMIGGDGHPAGRSKTNILEHYQNLANFGEAHFGIKEIPYRWSTQDFATLDKVPYVGIMTASYDHILVATGFNKWGMSNGAAAGMILADRILGKDTPYAEVFDPTRTKMEKADVEDFIKDNAAVAKAYIAGN; encoded by the coding sequence ATGAAACAAGAAGAAAACGGAAATCGTATTCCGAAGTTCGCACATTCCTATTGGAGAGAATTTGAAGCAATCCCCAGTTTCCCGGCTTTACAGGAAAACATAACGATGGATGTCGCTATAGTCGGCGGTGGCATCGCCGGCATTGTCAGCGCCTATCTGCTGGCAAAGGCAGGTAAAAAAATCGTCTTACTGGACGCCGGAAAACTGATTGACGGTGCCACTGGCTACACTACCGCAAAAATAACGGCCCAGCATGGCTTGCTCTACAGCGAATTCATCGAAACGATCGGTGCAGAGCAGGCAAAGCTCTATTATGAAGCGAACAGCACCGGACTGAAGTTCATTCAACAGACGGCTACCGAATTGGGAATCGCTTGTGATTTGACGGTCCAGAATGCTTTTGTCTATTCGGAAACCGAGCCGGGCAAACAACAAATCGAAAAGGAAGCAGACGCATATAAAATGCTCGGCATCAACGGCGGATTGGCGGCAAACGAAGTGGATTTGCCGTTTGACGTCACCGCGGCAATCGTCATGCGCAACCAAGCCCAATTCCATCCCGTCAAATTCCTTGCGGGACTGTTACGGGAAATCGAGCGGCTTGGCGGTAGCATTTATGAACAGACGCGCGCCATGAAGATTGAAAAAGAAGACCGCCCGCTCATCCAAACGGAAAATGGGATGCATATCTCCTGCGATAAAGCGATCATCGCAAGCCATTACCCCATCAACAGCTCCGACGGCCTCTATTTTTCAAAACTTTCCGTCAACCGCTCCTACGTGATTGCAGTCCGGACGGAGGCCAAAATCCCGACAGGCGTCTATCTCAGCGCGGAAGCACCGAAGCGTTCCATTCGCGCAATCCCCACTGATCAGGGCGAAACCCTGCTTATGATCGGCGGTGATGGACATCCGGCTGGCCGAAGCAAAACCAACATCCTGGAGCATTATCAAAATTTGGCGAACTTCGGCGAAGCCCATTTCGGAATCAAGGAAATCCCATATCGCTGGTCCACCCAGGATTTTGCCACGCTCGATAAAGTGCCTTATGTAGGTATCATGACCGCCTCCTATGATCATATCTTGGTTGCGACAGGATTCAACAAATGGGGGATGTCAAACGGCGCCGCAGCCGGCATGATACTGGCGGATCGCATCCTCGGCAAAGACACCCCTTATGCAGAAGTATTTGACCCGACCCGCACAAAAATGGAAAAAGCGGACGTCGAGGATTTCATCAAGGACAACGCAGCTGTAGCAAAGGCTTACATTGCCGGGAATTAA
- the cas6 gene encoding CRISPR system precrRNA processing endoribonuclease RAMP protein Cas6, translated as MQRFDFYCEWDGGTELDYRSASLFHGVIMHALPASFSEHLHKTSVAEFHQKLEFGENALKWTIHALTDECAGYVEESLYQKMDTFYLKQKQIELRVVRKESSDNLSYYEWYCMQSRKGEPSNKVRVAFSSPASFKSYNTYLEEPNLSLCYRSLAMRLGSVQETIRFPKKIWEHLADQTSIRHHAIEKCSFPLEKVNIPAFKGEMILELQGDEDELLMMNLLWDFANFAGLGIKTAVGMGQTEVTFL; from the coding sequence ATGCAGCGTTTTGATTTTTATTGCGAATGGGATGGAGGAACTGAGCTGGATTATCGTAGCGCATCGCTCTTTCATGGCGTCATCATGCATGCGCTGCCTGCGTCCTTTTCGGAACATCTGCATAAAACATCTGTTGCGGAATTTCACCAAAAATTGGAATTCGGAGAAAATGCGTTAAAATGGACGATTCATGCCCTTACGGATGAATGTGCAGGCTATGTTGAGGAATCTCTGTATCAGAAAATGGACACTTTTTACTTGAAACAGAAGCAAATCGAACTTCGCGTCGTCAGGAAAGAATCCTCGGACAATCTTTCCTATTATGAATGGTACTGTATGCAATCTCGGAAAGGGGAACCATCGAATAAGGTTCGCGTTGCGTTTTCGAGCCCGGCTTCATTCAAAAGCTACAATACTTACCTGGAGGAACCCAACCTGTCACTTTGCTACCGCAGTTTGGCCATGAGGTTGGGTAGTGTCCAGGAAACCATCCGCTTCCCCAAAAAGATCTGGGAGCATTTAGCTGATCAAACGAGCATCCGGCATCACGCAATCGAAAAGTGCAGCTTCCCATTGGAAAAAGTGAATATCCCGGCATTCAAAGGCGAAATGATATTGGAACTGCAGGGGGATGAGGATGAATTGCTGATGATGAACCTGTTATGGGATTTTGCAAATTTTGCCGGACTGGGGATCAAAACAGCGGTCGGAATGGGACAAACCGAAGTGACGTTCTTGTAG
- a CDS encoding MmcQ/YjbR family DNA-binding protein: MEITPTVRSRLIHLCQEHAYVVEDYPFDDPNWTVMRHEGNRKSFAYIYERNGEIWLNVKNTPERNDYLRETIPEIMPAYHMNKTHWITLRLVSEELYPIADRIITESYRLTQTKPRKG, encoded by the coding sequence ATGGAAATCACACCCACTGTCCGAAGCCGGCTGATTCACCTTTGCCAGGAACATGCGTATGTCGTCGAAGACTACCCTTTCGATGACCCAAACTGGACCGTCATGCGCCACGAAGGCAACCGAAAATCGTTCGCTTACATCTATGAACGGAATGGTGAAATTTGGTTGAACGTCAAGAACACGCCGGAACGGAACGACTATCTGCGCGAGACGATTCCGGAAATCATGCCCGCCTACCATATGAACAAGACTCATTGGATCACCTTGCGGCTCGTCTCCGAGGAGCTTTATCCGATCGCAGACCGCATCATCACAGAGAGCTACCGGTTAACGCAGACGAAGCCGAGGAAAGGATGA
- the cmr5 gene encoding type III-B CRISPR module-associated protein Cmr5 — protein sequence MIENGRAKDAFEKVHQLSQEELVHYVSYIRKMPMMIKTNGLAQTLAFYLSANKKEYQIVYKHLSSWVMQSDTKKRLGLDKQKANDLMEATIALESADYRTLTVEIMAYLEWLKRFSVARTR from the coding sequence ATGATCGAGAACGGAAGAGCAAAAGATGCTTTTGAGAAGGTGCACCAATTAAGCCAGGAAGAATTGGTGCACTATGTCTCCTACATCCGAAAAATGCCGATGATGATCAAGACGAATGGACTCGCTCAGACTTTGGCGTTCTATTTGTCTGCGAACAAAAAGGAATACCAAATCGTTTATAAACATTTGAGCAGCTGGGTGATGCAATCCGATACCAAAAAAAGATTGGGATTGGATAAACAGAAGGCTAACGATTTGATGGAAGCGACGATTGCATTGGAGTCGGCTGACTATCGGACGCTAACAGTAGAAATCATGGCTTATCTGGAATGGCTGAAGCGTTTTTCCGTAGCCAGAACGAGATAA
- the cmr4 gene encoding type III-B CRISPR module RAMP protein Cmr4, which translates to METKVELNLFRALSPLHVGSGSAIGVVDLPIQREQHTSFPKVESSSLKGAIRDAVYQKEKNTDLFKKVFGNNPDDRDLIQTGAVTISEARILLFPVQSLKGVFTFVTSPFVLNRFVQEQNAYFDGKAPLDFPAVTIQDNRCLVSNKALLTQQQIVLQEYTFTAEESSPAKVIAAALDDAMQLEGYLKDRLAIIPDDEFSQFVQLSTEITTRIRINPETGVTQDGALFYEENVPSESVLYSIFYYKDTKKNTKEAASEKEITLSLKAAEVQQFVNASLPGVLQLGGNSTIGRGMMKRNSVSGGESL; encoded by the coding sequence ATGGAGACAAAAGTAGAATTGAATTTATTTCGGGCGCTTAGCCCCTTGCATGTAGGCAGTGGCAGCGCGATAGGGGTAGTGGATTTGCCGATCCAAAGAGAACAACATACTTCTTTTCCAAAAGTTGAAAGTTCATCCCTGAAAGGCGCTATCCGCGATGCCGTCTATCAGAAAGAAAAGAATACCGATCTATTCAAAAAAGTATTCGGCAATAATCCGGATGATCGGGATTTGATACAGACTGGTGCGGTCACCATCTCTGAAGCAAGGATCCTTTTGTTCCCTGTTCAGTCACTGAAAGGTGTCTTCACATTCGTGACATCTCCGTTTGTGCTGAACCGTTTCGTTCAGGAACAGAACGCGTATTTCGACGGCAAGGCACCATTGGACTTCCCAGCAGTCACGATTCAGGATAATCGTTGTCTGGTTTCAAACAAAGCTTTGCTGACGCAACAGCAAATTGTTCTTCAGGAATATACTTTCACAGCTGAGGAAAGCAGTCCGGCGAAAGTGATTGCGGCGGCTTTGGATGACGCGATGCAGCTGGAAGGCTATTTGAAAGACCGTTTGGCGATAATCCCGGATGACGAATTTTCCCAATTCGTCCAACTCTCCACGGAAATTACCACCAGAATCCGCATCAATCCGGAAACAGGCGTAACGCAAGATGGCGCATTGTTCTATGAAGAGAACGTGCCTTCCGAGAGCGTCTTATATAGCATTTTTTACTATAAGGATACAAAAAAGAATACAAAAGAAGCAGCATCTGAGAAGGAAATCACGCTTTCATTAAAAGCTGCTGAAGTCCAACAGTTTGTCAACGCATCTTTACCGGGTGTCCTTCAGCTTGGTGGGAACAGCACCATCGGAAGAGGCATGATGAAACGCAATAGTGTTTCCGGGGGTGAATCGTTATGA
- the cmr6 gene encoding type III-B CRISPR module RAMP protein Cmr6, whose amino-acid sequence MSKVYTNASLDRLFSEATGISENISYELSYRLGVITDKKGKDKFSYPFTMVQNGKREVKKIKLSQVQKGVLDFHQRDYLRAISEMGQEYIILKVKATSPYISGLGEPHVTETGLTLHGTYGVPFLAGSGIKGMFHTWCLEAFGGSKEQLNDRNLQSLFGVEVEDGANREKGRLTFHDVLFPELIVEPDIMTSHNMKYYDTGMLTEGENTNPINFMRVKFLGEAALIVSMDGDKSKPALEEVAFWLATALDEYGLGAKTAIGYGRFSAEIDGNAKMEIVKEQELKKQAVLDREQKKSEEKRLQEEERKEAEKLADMSEEERFVHQTSAMIEQAYTDKQLLDTKVKSDEFIDSILEYRELVQAVAELFKAEDIWKKPSKKMASKISKLKQALQE is encoded by the coding sequence ATGAGCAAAGTATACACGAATGCCTCTCTTGATAGGCTCTTCTCAGAAGCCACAGGTATTTCCGAAAATATTTCCTATGAACTTTCCTACCGTTTAGGGGTGATTACCGACAAAAAGGGGAAAGATAAATTCAGCTACCCGTTTACAATGGTTCAGAACGGGAAAAGGGAAGTAAAAAAAATCAAGCTCTCGCAAGTCCAAAAAGGCGTACTTGACTTCCACCAAAGAGATTATCTGCGTGCCATAAGTGAGATGGGCCAAGAGTACATCATCCTGAAGGTAAAGGCCACATCCCCTTATATTTCGGGCTTGGGTGAGCCGCACGTGACAGAGACCGGACTTACCTTGCATGGCACATATGGCGTCCCGTTCCTTGCTGGGTCGGGCATAAAGGGCATGTTCCATACTTGGTGCTTGGAGGCATTCGGCGGAAGCAAGGAGCAGTTGAATGACAGGAATCTGCAGTCATTATTTGGTGTTGAAGTGGAAGACGGGGCCAATCGAGAAAAGGGCCGCTTGACCTTTCATGATGTCTTGTTTCCGGAGCTGATCGTCGAACCGGACATCATGACATCGCACAATATGAAATACTATGATACCGGGATGCTGACTGAAGGCGAAAATACAAACCCCATTAACTTCATGAGGGTGAAGTTTTTGGGAGAAGCTGCGTTGATCGTAAGCATGGACGGCGATAAATCCAAACCTGCTCTGGAAGAAGTAGCTTTCTGGCTGGCGACAGCCCTGGATGAGTATGGATTGGGCGCCAAAACAGCAATCGGTTACGGAAGATTTTCCGCCGAGATAGACGGGAATGCCAAAATGGAAATCGTGAAAGAACAGGAACTGAAGAAGCAGGCCGTACTCGATAGAGAGCAAAAAAAGTCTGAAGAAAAAAGGCTTCAAGAGGAAGAACGGAAAGAAGCAGAAAAGCTTGCGGATATGTCTGAAGAAGAACGATTTGTGCACCAAACGTCCGCGATGATCGAACAAGCCTATACCGACAAGCAGCTGCTGGACACTAAAGTGAAATCGGATGAATTTATCGACAGCATCCTGGAATACCGGGAATTGGTTCAGGCGGTTGCGGAATTGTTCAAAGCGGAAGACATTTGGAAAAAGCCAAGCAAAAAGATGGCTTCAAAAATCAGCAAGCTGAAACAGGCATTGCAAGAATAG
- a CDS encoding type III-B CRISPR module-associated Cmr3 family protein — MYKLATYDAFFFRGNGEFSSGENTFATGIFPPNPQTIYGALRGNWIEQYGNVEDFNHGKYANEIGTPTSHGKLRLKGIYLSKGKTLYLPLPQDCQVIRKEDGKLEAHLLELEKGKGYESDGAQYRLVGVSNKKSESAEGKWVTVKDWEKLVLKREPVEVLPLGSFVQEQPKTGIYLNRATRTAQDGMLYQYSRNVLAPDASIVIAAELPSSLKRVSMGNKGTLWSIEEVPEFQGELKKLSDNPETVKGGKESGLVRITLLTPSLVTKELIDKDTNQFRFTGTDWIQSAIGRPQLSGGWDMARKRPKTRYTMLAAGTSFIVRVPETNSDAFLATLRETAFTDAGIEEGYGKAIISPVNLIEEG, encoded by the coding sequence ATGTACAAACTAGCTACGTATGATGCCTTCTTCTTCAGGGGCAACGGTGAATTTTCATCGGGAGAGAATACATTCGCAACGGGCATTTTCCCGCCTAACCCGCAAACGATTTACGGCGCCTTAAGAGGGAATTGGATCGAACAATATGGGAATGTGGAAGATTTCAACCACGGGAAGTATGCGAATGAAATCGGCACGCCTACCAGTCATGGAAAACTTCGGTTGAAGGGGATCTATCTTTCAAAAGGGAAGACATTATATCTTCCGCTGCCCCAAGACTGCCAGGTCATCCGGAAGGAAGATGGCAAGTTGGAGGCCCATTTATTAGAACTGGAAAAAGGAAAAGGTTATGAAAGCGATGGCGCCCAGTACCGATTAGTCGGTGTGAGCAACAAGAAATCGGAATCAGCAGAAGGAAAATGGGTCACGGTCAAAGATTGGGAAAAGCTGGTACTAAAACGCGAACCGGTGGAAGTGCTTCCTCTTGGGAGCTTTGTTCAGGAACAGCCCAAGACGGGCATTTATTTGAACAGAGCCACTCGTACAGCCCAAGATGGCATGCTGTATCAGTATTCCAGAAACGTGCTGGCACCTGATGCCAGCATCGTCATCGCGGCTGAATTGCCCAGCAGCCTAAAAAGGGTGAGCATGGGCAACAAAGGGACGCTATGGTCTATTGAAGAGGTACCTGAATTCCAGGGAGAACTCAAAAAATTAAGCGATAATCCTGAGACGGTTAAAGGGGGCAAGGAATCTGGTCTCGTCAGAATCACCTTGTTGACACCGAGCCTGGTAACGAAAGAACTGATCGATAAAGATACGAATCAGTTCAGGTTCACAGGCACAGATTGGATACAGTCTGCGATAGGACGTCCGCAACTAAGCGGAGGATGGGACATGGCCCGCAAAAGACCGAAAACAAGATACACGATGTTGGCTGCGGGCACTTCATTCATCGTAAGAGTCCCGGAGACCAACAGCGATGCTTTTCTCGCAACGCTGCGAGAAACAGCTTTCACTGATGCAGGTATAGAAGAAGGTTACGGAAAAGCAATCATAAGTCCAGTTAATCTAATCGAAGAGGGGTAA
- a CDS encoding MarR family transcriptional regulator, with protein sequence MISREMMGAYIPMLHNQFKEQVNRMVGKIDLTTSQIHVLFYLKSHADEEVIQKDIEERFNLSNPTVTGIIKRLEAKGFVTRTVSSKDARSKSIHLTEKSIAASEEMKRALHEANKKVFEGFSEDELDVLEGCFKRMLHNLEGGCVHGHVHKKEYK encoded by the coding sequence TTGATATCACGCGAGATGATGGGAGCTTATATTCCGATGCTCCATAACCAATTCAAGGAGCAAGTGAACCGTATGGTGGGCAAAATCGATCTGACCACGTCCCAGATCCATGTCCTTTTTTATCTGAAGAGCCATGCCGACGAGGAAGTGATCCAAAAAGATATCGAAGAGAGGTTCAACCTTTCCAATCCGACCGTGACCGGAATCATCAAACGACTGGAGGCGAAGGGATTCGTCACACGCACGGTCAGTTCGAAGGATGCCCGTTCCAAGAGTATTCATCTGACCGAAAAAAGCATCGCCGCATCGGAAGAGATGAAGCGGGCTTTGCATGAAGCCAACAAAAAAGTTTTCGAAGGCTTCAGCGAAGATGAACTGGATGTATTGGAAGGATGCTTCAAAAGGATGCTGCACAACCTGGAAGGCGGCTGTGTCCACGGGCATGTGCATAAAAAAGAATACAAATAA
- a CDS encoding Rieske 2Fe-2S domain-containing protein has translation MDGKKTGAYRDENGQLHLVSTTCSHLGCTVRWNDAERSWDCPCHGSRFNYDGDVLDGPAVHPLNTPDTE, from the coding sequence ATCGATGGCAAAAAAACAGGCGCATACCGCGACGAGAACGGCCAACTCCATTTGGTAAGCACAACCTGTTCGCACTTGGGTTGTACAGTAAGATGGAATGATGCCGAACGGTCTTGGGACTGCCCTTGCCACGGCTCCCGCTTTAATTACGATGGGGATGTGCTGGATGGCCCTGCCGTGCATCCCTTAAATACACCGGATACGGAGTGA
- a CDS encoding ABC transporter ATP-binding protein has product MKVIMKYLKPFAGMILISLLILFGQAIGELSLPNLMSDIVNTGIQNGGVEQKAPEALPSDGFALMSLFMDEEDKETFQNSYQLIEGGSAEAEAYSEEFPESQETDIYVLDETDPEQLSSLESIFSKASYSFVTFMKEMGGQQGNDAAVDAESGFEDVDMNQLYALLPQLQQLPQEAFTASMDVAAAAEPMLYSQIGILFTKLFYEDLGADMDALQNQYIMTKGAQMLAIAVAVSVASVAVAYFSSRIASKVSGRMRRDVFAKVESFSNTEFDNFSTASLITRTTNDVQQIQQLITIGIRMLCYAPILATGGLIMAIDKSVSLAWTIAVAVIALVGIMMIILAIAMPKFKVLQSLTDRLNLVSRENLSGMMVIRAFGNEPFEENRFNDANEDYTYTNRFVQRLMSLLMPAMMLIMNGVSLMIIWFGSQQVADSALQIGDMMAYIQYVMQIIMAFLMISMMFIFLPRASVSATRIGEVLDTDLSITDPIDAQPSLKNEGLITFKDVSYHYPKASENVLSNISFTARPGETTAIIGSTGSGKSTLINLIPRFYDVTDGAIEIDGIDIRKMTQADLRRNIGYVPQKGMLFSGDITSNVLYGKDDASMEDIMKAIEVAQAKNFVSEMEDGIETAIAQGGGNVSGGQKQRLAIARALVKKAPIYIFDDSFSALDFKTDAALRSALHAYTDNATVLIVAQRISTIMDAEQIIVLDKGKIVGIGTHDALMKNCETYQEIAKSQLSEEELA; this is encoded by the coding sequence ATGAAAGTCATAATGAAATACTTAAAACCTTTTGCCGGCATGATACTGATCAGCCTGCTGATTTTATTCGGTCAGGCAATCGGGGAATTGAGCCTGCCGAATCTGATGAGTGACATCGTCAATACCGGCATCCAGAATGGAGGCGTCGAACAGAAAGCCCCTGAAGCGCTGCCGTCGGATGGCTTCGCGCTCATGTCGCTGTTCATGGATGAAGAAGATAAGGAAACGTTCCAGAACAGCTACCAACTGATTGAGGGCGGATCGGCGGAAGCCGAGGCCTACAGCGAAGAATTCCCTGAGAGCCAGGAAACGGATATCTACGTGCTGGATGAAACCGATCCGGAACAATTGTCCTCGCTGGAGAGCATCTTCAGCAAGGCAAGCTACAGCTTTGTGACGTTCATGAAAGAAATGGGCGGACAGCAAGGGAATGATGCTGCAGTCGATGCCGAGAGCGGCTTCGAGGACGTCGATATGAACCAATTGTACGCGCTGCTGCCGCAACTGCAGCAATTGCCGCAGGAAGCCTTCACGGCGTCCATGGACGTTGCCGCGGCTGCCGAACCGATGCTCTACAGCCAAATCGGGATCTTGTTCACGAAACTCTTCTATGAAGATCTGGGAGCGGATATGGATGCGCTCCAGAACCAATACATTATGACGAAAGGCGCACAGATGCTTGCCATCGCAGTCGCGGTGTCCGTTGCATCCGTAGCGGTCGCGTATTTCTCTTCACGGATCGCCTCGAAAGTTTCTGGTCGGATGAGAAGGGATGTCTTCGCTAAAGTCGAAAGTTTTTCAAACACTGAGTTCGATAACTTTTCGACCGCATCCCTGATTACGCGTACGACCAATGACGTGCAGCAGATCCAGCAACTGATCACGATCGGTATCCGCATGCTGTGCTATGCACCGATTTTGGCCACTGGTGGTCTGATCATGGCGATCGACAAGAGTGTATCGTTGGCGTGGACGATCGCGGTTGCGGTCATTGCCCTCGTCGGCATCATGATGATTATCCTGGCGATTGCAATGCCGAAGTTCAAAGTGTTGCAAAGCTTGACGGACAGATTGAATCTGGTCAGCCGCGAAAACCTTTCCGGCATGATGGTCATCCGCGCTTTCGGCAATGAACCGTTTGAAGAAAACCGCTTCAACGACGCCAATGAAGACTATACCTACACAAACCGCTTTGTTCAACGCTTGATGTCCCTCTTGATGCCGGCGATGATGCTCATCATGAATGGCGTTTCGCTGATGATCATCTGGTTCGGCAGCCAGCAGGTTGCTGATTCTGCCCTGCAGATCGGGGACATGATGGCCTACATCCAATATGTGATGCAAATCATTATGGCATTCTTGATGATTTCGATGATGTTCATCTTCCTGCCGCGTGCTTCTGTATCTGCAACACGGATCGGGGAAGTGTTGGATACGGATCTGAGCATCACTGATCCAATCGATGCGCAACCGAGCTTAAAGAATGAAGGCCTCATCACCTTCAAAGATGTTTCTTATCATTATCCGAAGGCGAGCGAGAATGTGTTATCCAATATCTCCTTTACCGCTCGACCAGGCGAAACGACGGCAATCATCGGCTCGACCGGTTCCGGTAAATCTACTTTGATCAATCTGATTCCGCGTTTTTATGATGTGACGGACGGCGCCATCGAAATCGACGGCATCGACATCCGGAAAATGACGCAGGCCGATCTGCGCCGCAACATCGGATACGTGCCGCAAAAGGGCATGCTCTTCTCCGGAGACATCACCTCGAATGTTTTGTACGGAAAAGACGACGCTTCGATGGAGGACATCATGAAAGCCATTGAAGTCGCCCAAGCGAAAAACTTTGTTTCTGAGATGGAAGACGGCATCGAAACAGCCATCGCACAAGGCGGCGGCAACGTCAGCGGTGGGCAGAAACAGCGTTTGGCCATCGCCCGCGCGTTGGTGAAAAAAGCGCCGATCTATATTTTTGACGACAGCTTTTCGGCATTGGACTTCAAAACGGATGCGGCATTGCGTTCTGCATTACATGCCTACACGGACAACGCAACCGTCCTGATCGTGGCGCAACGGATCAGCACCATCATGGATGCGGAACAGATCATCGTCCTCGATAAAGGCAAGATCGTCGGGATAGGGACTCACGATGCATTGATGAAAAATTGTGAGACTTACCAAGAAATTGCTAAATCTCAGCTTTCAGAGGAGGAATTAGCATGA